TACGGCGTCAGTTACTTCGCTAACTAAATTTTTTAATTGTTCATCCGAACGACCTTCTAATAATTTTACATTGACGATTGGCATCATCCAAACCTCCTAATCATTATTAATTTGAGTATATCATGTAATACTTAAAAATTCATTTGCAAAATAACAGAACATTTGTTCTAAAATAGTTGAAATAGAACACGTGTTCGTATATAATAAGATTCAAGTAAGGGAGGAATAACAGTGTATAATTATCATTTATTAGAAGATAGGGATGTTCTATGTATTGACCAAAAAAGTTTTTTTGCGAGTGTTTCTTGTATTGAAAAGGGGCTAGATCCATTAGAAACAAAGCTAGCTGTTGTTGCAGATACTAAGCGTCAGGGTTCTGTAATATTGGCTGCGACACCTAAATTAAAAGAATTAGGCATCAAGACAGGGTCGCGATTGTTTGAAATACCACATAGAAATGATATTTACATTATCAATCCAAGTATGCGTAAATATCTTAATGTTTCAGTTGCTATTTCTAAGATTGCATTGCGTTATATTCCACCTGAAGATTTACACCAATATAGTATTGACGAATTTTTTATGGATGTTACTGATAGCTATCATAGATTTAGTTCTACAGTACATGCATTTTGCGAAAGACTTAAACGTGAAATTTATGAAGAAACAGGCATTTATTGTACTGTGGGCATTGGTTCTAATATGTTATTAAGTAAAATTGCTATGGATGTTGAAGCGAAGCATAGTCAAAATGGTATAGCTGAATGGCGATATCAAGATGTACCAACGAAATTATGGCCAATTCAGCCCTTGCGAGATTTTTGGGGTATTAATCGTCGAACAGAAGCCAAATTGAATAAAAGAGGAATTTTTACTATAGGAGATTTAGCGAAATATCCATATAAATTTTTAAAAAAAGAGTTCGGTATTTTAGGTGTTGATATGCATCTACATGCGAATGGGATAGATCAGAGTAAAGTACGTGAAAAGCACAAGATCAGCAATCCATCGATATGCAAAAGTCAAATATTAATGAGAGATTATCATTTTGATGAAGCAAAAGTAGTAATGCAAGAGTTAATTGAAGATGTTGCTAGCAGAGTTCGAGCAAGAAAAAAAGTGGCAAGAACGATACATTTTGCCTTTGGCTATAGTGATGAAGGCGGTGTACATAAGCAATATACTTTGAAAGATCCAACAAACTTAGAAAAAGATATTTATAAAGTAGTAATGCATTTCGCAGATAAATTATGTAATAAACAAGCACTATATCGTACGCTAAGTATATCTTTGAGTCAATTTATTA
The genomic region above belongs to Staphylococcus aureus and contains:
- a CDS encoding Y-family DNA polymerase, with the protein product MYNYHLLEDRDVLCIDQKSFFASVSCIEKGLDPLETKLAVVADTKRQGSVILAATPKLKELGIKTGSRLFEIPHRNDIYIINPSMRKYLNVSVAISKIALRYIPPEDLHQYSIDEFFMDVTDSYHRFSSTVHAFCERLKREIYEETGIYCTVGIGSNMLLSKIAMDVEAKHSQNGIAEWRYQDVPTKLWPIQPLRDFWGINRRTEAKLNKRGIFTIGDLAKYPYKFLKKEFGILGVDMHLHANGIDQSKVREKHKISNPSICKSQILMRDYHFDEAKVVMQELIEDVASRVRARKKVARTIHFAFGYSDEGGVHKQYTLKDPTNLEKDIYKVVMHFADKLCNKQALYRTLSISLSQFINEDERQLSLFEDEYQRKRDECLAKTIDQLHLKYGKGIVSKAVSFTEAGTKHGRLGLMAGHKM